A single Natrinema pellirubrum DSM 15624 DNA region contains:
- the rtcA gene encoding RNA 3'-terminal phosphate cyclase produces MTTPRELDGANAGGQFVRTALALSVRTNEPVRLENVRGDRPTPGLRHQHLAVLETLAEVCDADVSGAELGAETVAFDPGLEGHGGLEGGEYAVDIGTAGSATLLCNALLPLATALESPLSVTVTGGTDVAWSPPLDYLRCVKLPLLRRFGLEAACDVDRRGFYPDGGGEVTLRLEPSALEPITLDERGSLEALQLYSTESESLADRDVAHRQVEGALERLDRDDLELTTRREIAVDSPSPGSALVIRVDHGTGIAGFSALGERGKPAERVGEDAADDANRFLAGAAPVDRHMADQLLGFLALAGGRLRIPSVTDHVETRCELLEAFGAEIDREGDGETAVVTVASPLTEGQ; encoded by the coding sequence ATGACGACTCCGCGCGAACTCGACGGCGCGAACGCCGGCGGCCAGTTCGTCCGGACCGCGCTCGCGCTGTCGGTCCGCACGAACGAGCCGGTTCGCCTCGAGAACGTCCGCGGCGACCGGCCGACGCCCGGGCTTCGCCACCAGCATCTGGCGGTCCTCGAGACGCTGGCCGAGGTCTGTGACGCCGACGTTTCGGGCGCGGAACTCGGCGCGGAGACCGTCGCGTTCGACCCCGGACTCGAGGGCCATGGCGGACTCGAGGGCGGCGAGTACGCCGTCGATATCGGAACCGCCGGCAGCGCGACGCTGCTTTGCAATGCACTCTTGCCGCTGGCGACGGCCCTCGAGTCGCCGCTGTCGGTCACGGTCACCGGCGGGACGGACGTGGCGTGGTCGCCGCCGCTTGATTACCTGCGGTGCGTGAAACTCCCGCTTCTCCGGCGGTTCGGCCTCGAGGCCGCCTGCGACGTCGACCGTCGCGGGTTCTACCCCGACGGCGGCGGCGAGGTTACGCTTCGGCTCGAGCCGTCCGCTCTCGAGCCGATCACCCTCGACGAGCGGGGGTCGCTCGAGGCCCTGCAGCTCTACTCGACCGAGTCGGAATCGCTTGCCGACCGCGACGTCGCTCACCGACAGGTCGAGGGGGCGCTCGAGCGGCTCGATCGAGACGACCTCGAACTCACAACGCGGCGCGAAATCGCCGTGGACAGTCCGTCCCCGGGCTCCGCGCTGGTGATCCGCGTCGATCACGGGACCGGGATCGCCGGCTTCTCGGCGCTCGGTGAGCGCGGGAAACCGGCCGAGCGGGTCGGCGAAGACGCAGCCGACGACGCGAACCGGTTCCTCGCGGGGGCGGCCCCCGTCGATCGACACATGGCCGACCAACTGCTTGGCTTCCTCGCGCTCGCGGGCGGCCGGCTACGGATTCCGTCCGTGACCGACCACGTCGAAACCCGGTGTGAGCTGCTCGAGGCGTTCGGGGCCGAAATCGACCGCGAGGGCGACGGCGAGACAGCGGTCGTAACGGTCGCGTCGCCGCTGACCGAGGGGCAATAG
- the mutL gene encoding DNA mismatch repair endonuclease MutL — protein sequence MTTDPPQDDTEIRQLDEDTVARIAAGEVVERPASAVKELVENSLDADADSVDVTVEAGGTDLIRVADDGRGMSEADLRAAVREHTTSKIDGLEDLESGVATLGFRGEALHTIGSVSRMTIRSWPRGSEGAGTELVYEGGDVTSVEPTGCPEGTTVEIEDLFYNTPARRKFLKTTATEFSHVNRVVTRYALANPDVAVSLTHDGREVFSTTGQGDLQAAVLAVYGREVASSMIPVEADGDDLPPGPLESVSGLVSHPETNRSSRDYLATYVNGRAVTADAVREGIMGAYGTQLGGDRYPFVTLFLEVPGEAVDVNVHPRKREVRFDDDDAVRRQVDAAVESALLEHGLLRSRAPRGRSAPGEARVRPDARGTGAGTDPAAAGGEPATLEDGVETGSSASDSSPTERDEDDGPGERSSTDRAADARTETDASDPVADSSRAAGDRAASASSDSSGSTAADSVTHTEPDASGSTADSSAPDSRRNRDASAGRERGRDRDADRKFDAATEQRTLTGEAATGEETAFDSLPPLRVLGQLHDTYLVCETDDGLVLIDQHAADERVNYERLQAAFADDPTAQALADPVELELTAAEAEAFAQYSDALSRLGFYADRTDDRTVAVTTVPAVLEETLEPDRLRDVLASFVAGDSEAGAETVDALADEFLGDLACYPSITGNTSLTEGSVVDLLEALDDCENPYACPHGRPVIVRFDEAEIEDRFERDYPGHGG from the coding sequence ATGACTACCGACCCACCCCAGGACGACACCGAGATCCGCCAGTTAGACGAGGACACCGTCGCCCGGATCGCCGCCGGCGAGGTCGTCGAGCGACCAGCCAGCGCGGTGAAGGAACTCGTCGAGAACAGCTTAGACGCCGACGCCGACAGCGTCGACGTCACCGTCGAGGCGGGCGGCACCGATCTGATCCGGGTCGCCGACGACGGCCGCGGGATGAGCGAGGCCGACCTCCGGGCGGCCGTCCGCGAACACACGACCAGCAAGATCGACGGCCTCGAGGACCTCGAATCCGGCGTCGCCACCCTCGGATTCCGCGGCGAGGCCCTCCACACGATCGGCTCGGTCTCGCGAATGACCATCCGCTCGTGGCCCCGCGGGAGCGAGGGTGCGGGGACGGAACTCGTCTACGAGGGCGGCGACGTGACCAGCGTCGAGCCGACGGGCTGTCCCGAGGGGACGACGGTCGAAATCGAAGACCTGTTCTACAACACCCCCGCTCGGCGGAAGTTCCTCAAGACGACCGCGACGGAGTTCTCCCACGTCAACCGCGTCGTCACGCGCTACGCGCTCGCAAATCCGGACGTGGCCGTCTCGCTGACCCACGACGGCCGCGAGGTGTTCTCGACGACGGGACAGGGCGACCTGCAGGCCGCCGTCCTCGCAGTCTACGGCCGCGAGGTCGCCTCCTCGATGATCCCCGTCGAAGCCGACGGCGACGACCTCCCGCCGGGCCCCCTCGAGTCCGTCTCGGGGCTCGTTTCCCATCCGGAGACCAACCGCTCGAGCCGGGACTACCTCGCGACCTACGTCAACGGTCGCGCCGTCACGGCCGACGCCGTCCGCGAGGGGATCATGGGGGCCTACGGGACGCAACTGGGTGGGGACCGCTACCCGTTCGTCACCCTCTTTCTCGAGGTTCCGGGCGAAGCGGTCGACGTCAACGTCCACCCGCGCAAGCGGGAGGTCCGTTTCGACGACGACGACGCGGTCCGCCGGCAGGTCGATGCCGCCGTCGAATCGGCGTTGCTCGAACACGGCCTGCTTCGCTCGCGTGCCCCGCGCGGTCGGTCGGCCCCCGGCGAGGCGCGGGTCCGGCCCGACGCGCGCGGAACCGGAGCCGGGACCGATCCGGCCGCTGCCGGTGGCGAACCCGCGACGCTCGAGGACGGTGTCGAAACGGGGTCGTCGGCGAGCGACTCGAGTCCGACCGAACGCGATGAGGACGACGGCCCGGGCGAGCGGTCGTCGACCGACCGGGCCGCGGACGCGAGAACGGAAACGGACGCCAGCGACCCCGTCGCTGATTCGAGCCGCGCGGCCGGCGATCGGGCCGCGAGCGCCAGCTCGGACTCGAGCGGGTCGACCGCCGCCGATTCCGTCACCCACACGGAACCCGACGCCAGTGGTTCCACGGCCGACTCGAGCGCCCCCGATTCGCGCCGGAACCGCGACGCGAGTGCGGGTCGGGAACGGGGTCGCGACCGCGACGCCGACCGCAAATTCGACGCCGCGACCGAGCAGCGGACCCTGACCGGCGAGGCCGCGACGGGCGAGGAAACCGCGTTCGACTCGCTGCCCCCCCTGCGGGTGCTGGGACAGCTCCACGACACCTATCTGGTCTGTGAGACCGACGACGGGCTCGTCCTGATCGACCAACACGCCGCCGACGAGCGGGTCAACTACGAGCGCCTGCAGGCGGCCTTCGCCGACGATCCCACCGCACAGGCGCTGGCCGACCCCGTCGAACTCGAGTTGACCGCCGCCGAGGCCGAGGCCTTCGCGCAGTACAGCGACGCGCTCTCACGGCTGGGCTTTTACGCCGACCGGACCGACGACCGGACCGTCGCCGTGACGACCGTCCCCGCCGTCCTCGAGGAGACTCTCGAGCCCGATCGCCTGCGGGACGTGTTGGCCTCGTTCGTCGCGGGCGACAGCGAGGCGGGGGCCGAGACGGTCGACGCGTTGGCCGACGAGTTCCTCGGCGATCTCGCGTGCTATCCGTCGATTACCGGCAACACGTCGCTGACCGAAGGCTCGGTCGTCGACCTGCTCGAGGCGTTGGACGACTGCGAGAACCCCTACGCCTGCCCGCACGGCCGGCCCGTGATCGTCCGGTTCGACGAGGCCGAGATCGAGGATCGGTTCGAGCGGGACTATCCGGGCCACGGCGGCTGA
- a CDS encoding DUF7861 family protein, with amino-acid sequence MAHDRIHARKPTHDLERWSVGTIAAIDQRDGHAVFEVTTEGGESVELVVTVAIRDLVLRRLDLAADESPIGARVWYRTRGG; translated from the coding sequence ATGGCCCACGACAGGATCCACGCGCGGAAACCGACACACGACCTCGAGCGATGGTCCGTCGGGACGATCGCCGCCATCGACCAACGGGACGGTCACGCCGTCTTCGAGGTTACGACCGAGGGCGGCGAGTCGGTCGAACTCGTCGTGACGGTCGCGATCCGGGATCTCGTCCTCCGGCGACTCGATCTCGCGGCCGACGAGTCGCCGATCGGTGCCCGCGTCTGGTACCGCACCCGCGGCGGCTGA
- the mutS gene encoding DNA mismatch repair protein MutS, giving the protein MTEATGIVGEFFSLKEDTDADLLTMQCGDFYEFFGEDAELVSEELDLKVSQKSSHGSSYPMAGVPIDDLTPYLKALVERGYRVAVADQYETDSGHAREVVRVVTPGTLLETSDADAQYMAAVVDGSEVGGASSDGYGLAFADVTTGRFLVADAADPDEALTELYRFDPVEVLPGPEVRTDDDLLGKLRERVDATLTLHETDAFAPKRGAHTVREQFGTETVDRLSVGEQTLAAAGAVLSYVEETGAGVLASMTRIQAHHGDDHVTLDATTQRNLELTETMQGDGDGSLFATIDHTETSAGGRLLKEWLQRPRRSLETLEERQASVDALSTAALARDEIQDRLGEAYDLARLASKASHGSADARDLVAVRETLAVLPAVAETIESTPALADSPLSAIVDRPDRAAARELRETLEEAVAEDPPSTVTQGELLRKGYDDELDEVIERHEEVREWLDTLAEREKRQHGLSHVTVDRNKTDGYYIQVGKSAADGVPDHYEQIKTLKNSKRFTTEELEEKERDVLRLEDRRGELEYELFEELRDEVAERAALLQDVGRALATIDALASLATHAAENRWVRPELHRGDDLTIEQGRHPVVEQTTEFVPNDVRMDEDRGFLVVTGPNMSGKSTYMRQVACIVLLAQIGSFVPAEAAEIGVVDGIFTRVGALDELAQGRSTFMVEMSELSNILHTATEESLVILDEVGRGTATYDGISIAWAATEYLHNEVKAKTLFATHYHELTGLAENLPRVANVHVAADERDGEVTFLRTVRDGPTDRSYGVHVADLAGVPDPVVDRSREVLERLREEKAIEAKGGASNEPVQAVFDLGSGTMQTESQDRSQAASTDGGPAGESAAAIDPETEAVLEDLESIDVNTTPPIELVSQVQELQERLEE; this is encoded by the coding sequence ATGACCGAGGCGACGGGGATCGTCGGCGAGTTCTTCTCGCTCAAGGAAGACACCGACGCCGACCTCCTGACGATGCAGTGTGGCGATTTCTACGAGTTCTTCGGGGAGGACGCCGAACTCGTCAGCGAGGAACTCGACCTCAAAGTCTCACAGAAGTCCTCGCACGGTTCCTCCTATCCGATGGCCGGCGTGCCGATCGACGACCTGACGCCCTACCTCAAGGCCCTCGTCGAACGCGGCTACCGCGTCGCCGTCGCCGACCAGTACGAGACCGACTCCGGCCACGCCCGCGAGGTCGTCCGCGTCGTGACCCCCGGGACCCTGCTCGAGACGAGCGACGCCGATGCCCAGTACATGGCGGCGGTCGTCGACGGGAGCGAGGTCGGCGGGGCGAGCAGTGACGGCTACGGCCTCGCGTTCGCCGACGTGACGACCGGCCGCTTTCTCGTCGCCGACGCCGCCGACCCCGACGAGGCGCTGACGGAACTCTATCGATTCGATCCGGTCGAGGTCCTGCCCGGCCCCGAAGTGCGGACCGACGACGACCTGCTCGGGAAACTGCGCGAGCGCGTCGACGCGACGCTGACGCTCCACGAGACCGACGCGTTCGCGCCGAAACGCGGTGCCCACACTGTCCGTGAGCAGTTCGGAACCGAGACCGTCGACCGACTGTCGGTCGGCGAGCAGACGCTCGCGGCCGCCGGTGCGGTGCTTTCCTACGTCGAGGAGACCGGCGCGGGCGTGCTGGCCTCGATGACCCGCATCCAGGCCCACCACGGCGACGACCACGTCACCCTGGACGCGACCACCCAGCGTAACCTCGAGTTGACCGAGACGATGCAAGGCGACGGCGACGGCTCGCTGTTCGCGACGATCGACCACACCGAGACCAGCGCCGGCGGCCGCCTGCTCAAAGAATGGCTCCAGCGGCCCAGACGGTCGCTCGAGACCCTCGAGGAGCGACAGGCGAGCGTCGACGCGCTCTCGACGGCGGCGCTGGCCCGCGACGAGATCCAGGACCGCCTCGGCGAAGCCTACGATCTCGCCCGCCTCGCCTCGAAGGCCAGCCACGGCAGCGCCGACGCGCGGGATCTGGTGGCTGTCCGCGAGACGCTGGCCGTCCTCCCGGCCGTGGCCGAGACGATCGAGTCGACGCCGGCACTGGCCGACTCCCCCCTCTCGGCGATCGTCGACCGGCCGGATCGAGCGGCCGCGCGGGAGTTGCGCGAGACCCTCGAGGAAGCCGTCGCCGAGGACCCGCCGTCGACGGTGACGCAGGGGGAACTCCTCCGGAAAGGGTACGACGACGAACTCGACGAGGTGATCGAGCGCCACGAGGAAGTCAGGGAGTGGCTCGACACCCTCGCCGAGCGCGAGAAGCGCCAGCACGGACTCTCGCACGTCACCGTCGACCGGAACAAGACCGACGGCTACTACATCCAGGTCGGCAAATCGGCCGCGGACGGCGTGCCCGACCACTACGAGCAGATCAAGACGCTGAAAAACTCCAAGCGGTTCACGACCGAGGAACTCGAGGAGAAAGAACGCGACGTCCTCCGGCTCGAGGACCGGCGCGGCGAACTGGAGTACGAACTCTTCGAGGAACTCCGCGACGAGGTGGCCGAGCGGGCGGCACTGCTACAGGACGTCGGCCGGGCCTTAGCGACGATCGACGCGCTGGCGAGTCTGGCGACCCACGCCGCCGAGAACCGCTGGGTGCGGCCGGAGCTGCATCGGGGCGATGACCTGACGATCGAGCAGGGCCGCCACCCGGTCGTCGAGCAGACGACGGAGTTCGTGCCCAACGACGTCCGCATGGACGAGGACCGCGGCTTTCTGGTCGTCACCGGCCCCAACATGTCCGGCAAGTCGACGTACATGCGCCAAGTCGCGTGTATCGTCTTGCTCGCCCAGATCGGGAGCTTCGTCCCGGCCGAAGCGGCCGAGATCGGCGTCGTCGACGGTATCTTCACTCGCGTCGGCGCGCTCGACGAACTCGCACAGGGCCGGTCGACGTTCATGGTCGAGATGAGCGAACTCTCGAACATCCTCCACACCGCGACCGAGGAGTCGCTGGTCATCCTGGACGAGGTGGGGCGGGGCACCGCGACCTACGACGGTATCTCGATCGCGTGGGCCGCCACGGAGTACCTGCACAACGAAGTGAAAGCGAAGACCCTCTTTGCCACCCACTACCACGAACTGACCGGCCTCGCGGAGAACCTCCCCCGCGTCGCCAACGTCCACGTCGCGGCCGACGAGCGCGACGGCGAGGTCACCTTCCTCCGGACGGTCCGCGACGGCCCCACGGATCGGTCCTACGGCGTCCACGTCGCCGATCTCGCCGGCGTCCCGGATCCCGTCGTCGACCGCTCGAGGGAAGTCCTCGAGCGGCTGCGCGAGGAGAAAGCAATCGAGGCGAAAGGCGGGGCCTCGAACGAGCCGGTGCAGGCGGTCTTCGATCTGGGCAGCGGGACGATGCAGACCGAGTCCCAAGACCGGTCGCAAGCGGCGTCGACCGACGGCGGCCCGGCGGGCGAGTCGGCGGCCGCGATCGACCCCGAAACCGAGGCCGTCCTCGAGGACCTCGAGTCGATCGACGTCAACACGACGCCGCCGATCGAACTCGTCTCGCAAGTCCAGGAGTTACAGGAGCGACTCGAGGAGTGA
- a CDS encoding DUF7351 domain-containing protein produces MDGNRTGPTPDGLAPADAFSLLGHDLRVDILRALLERSRTGDEYPSSFSTLREQVGAEVSAQFNYHLGKLTGHFVRRTDDGYELRYAGWAVATSILAGTYNRRAAFGPEGIDGRCPHCGTASLVASYREEWLVVECTGCDDRLVRYPFPPGGLESRSLPDVLEAFDRRVRSHVALARDGVCPACTGPMAVAVSAVVDGDASTGSDGTDADAADGPIATFRCRRCGNRIRPEPGLALLGHERVVRFAAERGRSLSATPFWELEWCVSGDAASVTATDPWRCTVSIPIGNESLLVTVDDEFVVRSATVESAEPDR; encoded by the coding sequence ATGGACGGCAATCGTACGGGACCGACACCGGACGGTCTCGCGCCCGCCGACGCCTTCTCCCTGCTCGGACACGACCTCCGGGTCGACATTCTGCGGGCACTTCTCGAGCGGAGTCGAACGGGGGACGAGTACCCCTCGTCGTTCTCGACGCTGCGCGAGCAAGTGGGCGCCGAGGTGAGCGCGCAGTTCAACTACCACCTCGGGAAGCTGACGGGGCACTTCGTCAGGCGGACGGACGACGGCTACGAACTCCGGTACGCGGGCTGGGCCGTGGCGACCTCGATTCTCGCGGGAACGTACAACCGGCGGGCCGCATTCGGCCCCGAAGGGATCGACGGCCGCTGTCCCCACTGTGGGACGGCGTCGCTCGTCGCGTCGTACCGCGAGGAGTGGCTCGTCGTCGAATGTACCGGCTGCGACGACCGACTCGTCAGGTACCCGTTTCCGCCGGGCGGGCTCGAGTCCCGCTCGTTACCGGACGTTCTCGAGGCGTTCGACCGACGCGTTCGGTCCCACGTGGCACTCGCCCGTGACGGGGTCTGTCCGGCCTGTACAGGGCCGATGGCGGTCGCGGTTTCGGCGGTGGTCGACGGGGACGCCAGTACCGGTTCCGACGGCACCGACGCGGACGCCGCGGACGGTCCGATCGCGACCTTCCGCTGTCGCCGGTGTGGCAATCGCATTCGACCGGAACCGGGGCTGGCCCTCCTCGGACACGAACGCGTCGTTCGGTTCGCCGCCGAGCGCGGCCGCTCGCTTTCGGCGACGCCGTTCTGGGAACTCGAGTGGTGCGTCTCCGGAGACGCCGCGTCGGTGACGGCGACGGATCCGTGGCGGTGTACGGTTTCGATCCCCATCGGGAACGAGTCCTTGCTGGTCACCGTCGACGACGAGTTCGTGGTCCGATCCGCGACGGTCGAGAGCGCCGAACCGGACCGGTAG
- the kdgK1 gene encoding bifunctional 2-dehydro-3-deoxygluconokinase/2-dehydro-3-deoxygalactonokinase, translating into MSDIVTFGETMLRLSPPGNERLENADEFEVRAAGAESNVAIAADRLGASATWLSKVPETPLGRRVVSELRGHGIETDVTWSHRGRQGTYYLEHAGKPRGTNVIYDRENTAVSTAKIRDIDIDKIQNARVFFTTGITPALSSTLRDTTLKLLKAARKGGTTTAFDFNYRRKLWSPDEARETLTKLFPGIDVLVIAARDARTVLGFEGDPRQLAHKLGSQYDFTTVVVTRGEEGALGWHDSVVHDHAAYETDTVDPIGTGDAFTGAFIARRLDGDNVPTALEYAAATASLKRTIPGDVALVTADEVEAVVKEQDRDISR; encoded by the coding sequence GTGAGCGACATCGTCACCTTCGGTGAGACGATGCTCCGGCTCTCGCCGCCGGGGAACGAGCGACTCGAGAACGCCGACGAGTTCGAGGTCCGGGCCGCCGGGGCCGAGAGCAACGTCGCCATCGCGGCCGACCGGCTCGGCGCGTCGGCGACCTGGCTGTCGAAGGTGCCCGAGACGCCGCTGGGTCGCCGGGTCGTCAGCGAACTCCGGGGCCACGGCATCGAGACCGATGTGACCTGGAGCCACCGTGGCCGACAGGGAACCTACTACCTCGAGCACGCCGGCAAACCCCGCGGGACGAACGTGATCTACGATCGGGAGAACACGGCGGTTTCGACGGCGAAGATCCGCGATATCGACATCGACAAGATTCAGAACGCGCGGGTCTTTTTCACGACCGGGATCACGCCGGCGCTCTCCTCGACGCTGCGGGACACGACGCTCAAGTTGCTCAAAGCGGCCCGAAAGGGCGGGACGACCACCGCCTTCGACTTCAACTACCGTCGCAAGCTCTGGTCGCCCGACGAGGCTCGAGAGACGCTGACCAAGCTGTTCCCCGGCATCGACGTCCTCGTGATCGCCGCCCGCGACGCGCGAACAGTCCTCGGATTCGAGGGCGACCCGCGACAGTTGGCACACAAACTCGGCTCGCAATACGATTTCACGACCGTCGTCGTCACCCGCGGCGAAGAGGGTGCGCTCGGCTGGCACGACAGCGTCGTCCACGACCACGCGGCCTACGAGACCGACACCGTCGATCCCATCGGTACCGGCGACGCCTTCACGGGTGCGTTCATCGCCCGTCGACTCGACGGCGACAACGTCCCAACCGCCCTCGAGTACGCCGCCGCGACGGCCTCGCTCAAACGGACTATCCCCGGTGACGTCGCGCTGGTCACCGCCGACGAGGTCGAGGCCGTCGTCAAAGAGCAGGATCGGGACATCTCACGGTAG
- a CDS encoding SDR family NAD(P)-dependent oxidoreductase translates to MHEADFDVAGKTAIVTGASQGIGESIAKTLAAGGADVAICSRSMDRVGPVADEINDADDAAQALAVECNVREREQVQNLVDETVAEFGDVDILINNAGGEFVAPFEDISANGWETIVDLNLNSTVHCTQLAGEVMREGDGGVIINMSSVNGQHAAPGESHYGASKAAIIRLTETLAVEWAEDGIRVNCIAPGLIQTPGVAETLGIDSEDMPPREETDRRIGYGEDIADVAQFLASPAAAFMNGETVTVKGVPRAGNSMSQDLGLED, encoded by the coding sequence ATGCACGAAGCAGACTTCGACGTGGCGGGGAAGACCGCCATCGTCACCGGCGCGAGTCAGGGGATCGGCGAATCGATCGCGAAGACGCTGGCCGCAGGCGGCGCGGACGTCGCCATTTGTTCGCGGTCGATGGACCGTGTCGGTCCGGTGGCCGACGAGATCAACGACGCCGACGACGCGGCCCAGGCGCTCGCGGTCGAGTGCAACGTCCGCGAGCGCGAGCAGGTTCAAAATCTCGTCGACGAGACGGTCGCGGAGTTCGGCGACGTCGACATCCTGATCAACAACGCCGGCGGCGAGTTCGTCGCGCCCTTCGAGGACATCTCCGCGAACGGCTGGGAGACCATCGTCGACCTCAACCTCAATAGCACCGTCCACTGCACGCAACTCGCCGGCGAGGTCATGCGCGAGGGCGACGGCGGGGTCATCATCAACATGTCCAGCGTCAACGGCCAGCACGCCGCGCCCGGCGAGAGCCACTACGGCGCGTCCAAGGCGGCGATCATTCGCCTCACTGAGACACTCGCAGTCGAGTGGGCCGAGGACGGCATCCGCGTCAACTGCATCGCGCCCGGGCTCATCCAGACGCCCGGCGTCGCCGAGACGCTCGGCATCGACAGCGAGGACATGCCGCCCCGCGAGGAGACCGACCGCCGCATCGGCTACGGCGAGGACATCGCCGACGTCGCACAGTTCCTCGCCAGCCCCGCCGCCGCCTTCATGAACGGCGAGACCGTGACGGTCAAAGGCGTCCCGCGAGCCGGTAACTCGATGTCGCAGGACCTCGGCCTCGAGGACTGA
- a CDS encoding MFS transporter: MSRVRSGRSVAIAYYLYRMADSVGFIWPVFTLFLLWNGLTYAQIGTLSAISAVLVVSLEVPTGYVADRYGRRLVLGAGMLSMAASTAGFVVADAFLEFAVLYALWALSMALQSGTADAWLYDALGGDRVENEPSESRRFTHVRGRGGAVHQWTSAVTMIGGGFLYVVHPTVPFVASALLNAAGVLVVLAMPRNLRFEGTASNSGKTDERLGVFESLSVLAARLAVPPIRAFVAYAALFFGIVHAADTYVQPITVDVLRAQVGGPLENVAVAGIAIRSAALLGFVYAGFAAVAAVGSYYAEAVRRRFGLRHALRWLPICVAASFLLPLAVPLLSVPVFFGMKGSEALSKPLVAQFLNDRIPDAGRATVLSGVSMGNALVRAPLLPLAGVVADRATPTGAVAALGGGFLAVAAVGYLIASPLADAAPGAPSDG, from the coding sequence ATGTCTCGAGTTCGCAGCGGGCGATCGGTCGCGATCGCCTACTACCTGTACCGGATGGCAGACTCGGTCGGATTTATCTGGCCGGTGTTTACCCTCTTTCTGTTGTGGAACGGCCTCACCTACGCCCAGATCGGGACGTTGAGTGCTATCTCCGCGGTTCTGGTCGTCTCGCTGGAGGTCCCGACGGGATACGTCGCCGATCGCTACGGCCGCCGCCTCGTCCTCGGGGCGGGGATGCTCTCGATGGCCGCCTCGACGGCGGGATTCGTCGTCGCCGACGCCTTCCTCGAGTTCGCGGTACTGTACGCACTCTGGGCGCTCTCGATGGCGCTCCAGAGCGGGACCGCCGACGCGTGGCTCTACGACGCGCTCGGCGGCGACAGAGTGGAGAACGAACCGTCCGAATCGCGACGGTTCACACACGTACGAGGCCGGGGCGGGGCCGTCCACCAATGGACGTCGGCCGTCACGATGATCGGCGGGGGCTTCCTCTACGTCGTCCACCCGACCGTTCCCTTCGTCGCCTCGGCGTTGCTCAACGCGGCCGGCGTGTTGGTCGTCCTCGCCATGCCGCGAAATTTGCGGTTCGAGGGGACGGCCTCGAACTCCGGGAAGACGGACGAGCGGCTCGGCGTCTTCGAATCGCTCTCCGTACTCGCCGCGCGACTCGCGGTCCCCCCGATTCGGGCGTTCGTCGCCTACGCCGCACTGTTTTTCGGCATCGTACACGCGGCCGACACGTACGTCCAGCCGATCACGGTCGACGTTCTCCGCGCACAGGTCGGTGGGCCGCTCGAGAACGTCGCCGTCGCCGGGATCGCAATCCGATCGGCGGCGCTGCTCGGGTTCGTCTACGCGGGGTTCGCGGCAGTGGCCGCCGTGGGCAGCTACTACGCCGAAGCCGTCCGTCGGCGGTTCGGACTCCGGCACGCGCTCCGGTGGCTCCCGATCTGTGTCGCCGCGTCGTTTCTCCTGCCGCTTGCCGTCCCGTTGCTCTCGGTTCCGGTCTTCTTCGGTATGAAAGGTAGCGAGGCGCTCTCGAAGCCACTCGTCGCACAGTTCCTCAACGACCGGATACCCGACGCCGGCCGGGCGACCGTCCTGAGCGGGGTTTCGATGGGCAATGCGCTCGTCCGTGCGCCGTTGCTGCCCCTGGCCGGCGTCGTCGCGGACCGGGCGACCCCGACCGGGGCCGTCGCCGCGCTCGGTGGCGGTTTCCTCGCGGTCGCCGCCGTCGGGTACCTCATCGCGTCGCCGCTCGCCGACGCCGCACCGGGGGCACCATCGGACGGCTAA
- a CDS encoding DUF7534 family protein encodes MSSSPHRRFVRTLAVFGAIAILLPAVVSPPDPYAQFVYAAPLLLLALLLAVLRSYTDAFKAFERDGHQ; translated from the coding sequence ATGAGTTCGTCTCCGCATCGTCGATTCGTCCGGACCTTGGCCGTCTTCGGCGCTATCGCGATCCTCCTCCCGGCGGTCGTGTCACCGCCGGATCCGTACGCCCAGTTCGTGTACGCCGCCCCGCTCCTGCTGCTCGCGCTGCTCCTGGCGGTCCTGCGATCGTACACGGACGCGTTCAAGGCGTTCGAACGGGACGGCCACCAGTAG